A single Vespa crabro chromosome 21, iyVesCrab1.2, whole genome shotgun sequence DNA region contains:
- the LOC124431528 gene encoding 3-ketoacyl-CoA thiolase, mitochondrial translates to MSIITKGIFIIAAKRTPFGTMGGVFANKTATELSVVAANAAMQSAGIKPEKIDSVVFGQVLTLAASDGAFLPRHILLQTGIPLERSALGVNRLCGSGFQSIVNAAQNILTGESRIVLAGGAENMSQVPFVVRGVRFGTILGQKHEFEDALWAGLYDTYCNLPMGLTAEKLGEKYNITRAEVDEFSLRSQQLWKAANDAGRFKEELAPVTVKVKKQDVTISVDEHPRPQTTKENLTKLNPVFKKNGLVTAGSASGICDGAGALILASEEVVKQEKLVPLARLVGYSVAGVDPSIMGIGPVPAIRNLLKITGKTLDDIELVEINEAFSAQTLACAKELNLDMNKLNVNGGAIALGHPLGASGSRITAHLVHELRRRKAGKLGIGSACIGGGQGIAVMIEYL, encoded by the exons gtATCTTCATTATTGCTGCAAAGCGAACTCCATTTGGAACAATGGGTGGTGTTTTTGCAAACAAAACTGCAACCGAATTATCTGTTGTCGCAGCTAATGCTGCCATGCAATCAGCAGGAATAAAGCCGGAAAAAATTGATAGCGTTGTTTTCGGACAAGTATTAAcg ttAGCTGCTTCAGATGGTGCCTTTTTACCACGTCATATTTTACTACAAACTGGTATACCATTGGAAAGGTCTGCTTTAGGAGTAAATAGATTATGTGGTTCTGGATTTCAATCTATCGTTAATGCAGCtcag aATATTCTAACAGGCGAATCAAGAATCGTTTTAGCCGGAGGTGCTGAGAATATGAGCCAAGTACCATTCGTTGTCCGAGGCGTTCGTTTTGGAACAATTTTAGGTCAGAAACATGAATTCGAGGATGCTCTTTGGGCTGGATTATACGATACTTATTGTAATTTACCTATGGGTCTAACTGCGGAAAAGCTtggagagaaatataatataacacgAGCAGAAGTTGATGAATTTTCTTTGAGGAGTCAACAATTATGGAAAGCTG caAATGATGCTGGTCGTTTCAAAGAAGAACTTGCTCCAGTAACAGTGAAAGTTAAGAAACAAGATGTAACAATCTCCGTAGATGAACACCCAAGACCTCAaacgacaaaagaaaatttaacaaaacTGAATCCTGTTTTTAAGAAGAATGGTTTAGTCACCGCTGGTTCAGCATCT GGTATTTGTGATGGCGCAGGAGCATTGATTCTTGCAAGCGAAGAAGTTGTCAAACAAGAAAAATTGGTACCATTGGCACGTTTGGTAGGATACAGTGTCGCTGGTGTCGATCCTAGTATTATGGGAATTGGACCAGTCCCAGCGATACGTAATTTGCTTAAAATTACAGGTAAAACATTGGATGACATTGAACTTGTTGAG attaACGAGGCTTTCAGTGCTCAAACTTTAGCTTGCGCCAAAGAACTCAATTTAGATATGAACAAGTTAAATGTGAATGGTGGTGCGATTGCGCTTGGTCATCCATTAGGTGCATCAGGTAGTAGAATTACCGCTCATTTGGTACATGAACTTAG GCGTAGAAAGGCTGGTAAATTAGGTATTGGTTCAGCGTGTATCGGTGGAGGTCAAGGAATAGCCGTTATGATAGAATATCTTTAA
- the LOC124431532 gene encoding LOW QUALITY PROTEIN: odorant receptor Or1-like (The sequence of the model RefSeq protein was modified relative to this genomic sequence to represent the inferred CDS: substituted 1 base at 1 genomic stop codon) — MLQIKCANKRKNTDKIVALNMDNYDVEKPMQRWIEPNFHLNVSVSIIYYMGTWPPLGKYRSLYIIYTICSFTFILGIFLLTEIANLILSLKDLERLIAGATLLMTNCTHAYKIVIILYRQKRIQNLLDITKNEIFVRHNIKYKYIMTRYTWKGIFHHIAYQSFGTVAVLCWGFTPIADLIAGRSRRLPMEGWYPYNVTVTPAFEITSLHQAVAIFVACFHNVAMDTLVTGLITVACCQLSILSQTVASIENYEREEKSNIKTINEEKNCYDVPYETLKRCIIHNNVIFSFTNEIQNIFGTMILLQFFVNCIIICLIAFNISQMKIYIPAILFGMLMYMCCMTYQIFIYCWHGNELQLHNIYVSTAAYSNDWWNAGNHFKRALQIMIIRAHRPLILSAGKVFTLSLNTFVNVSISMNYILYKNIXTNYSNLSDSPLHYDVTINLLSPYLSRFHALSLM; from the exons ATGTTACAAATAAAATGTGCaaataagaggaagaataCAGATAAAATAGTCGCGTTGAATATGGATAATTACGATGTAGAAAAACCAATGCAACGCTGGATCGAaccaaattttcatttaaatgtaagcgtatcgatcatttattatatggGAACTTGGCCACCACTAGGAAAATATCGTTCGTTGTATATCATTTATACGATATGCAGTTTCACATTTATATTaggaatttttttgttaaccgAAATAGCAAATCTTATATTGAGTTTGAAAGATTTAGAAAGATTAATTGCCGGAGCAACTCTTCTTATGACTAATTGTACTCATGCATACAAG ATAGTAATAATTCTTTATCGGCAAAAACGTATACAAAATCTTTTAGATAtaacgaaaaatgaaatatttgttcgacacaatattaaatacaaatatataatgacTCGATATACTTGGAAAGGAATTTTTCATCATATAGCTTATCAAAGTTTTGGTACAGTGGCAGTACTCTGTTGGGGTTTTACACCAATTGCTGATCTTATTGCTGGAAGATCAAGAAGATTACCAATGGAAGGTTGGTACCCTTACAACGTGACTGTTACTCCAGCTTTTGAAATCACTTCCTTGCATCAGGCCGTGGCAATCTTCGTTGCTTGTTTCCATAATGTAGCTATGGATACTTTAGTCACTGGTCTTATCACTGTTGCATGTTGTCAACTTTCAATATTGAGTCAGACTGTAGCTTCGATAGAGAATTatgaacgagaagaaaaaagtaatataaaaacaattaacgaagaaaaaaattgttacgaTGTTCCATATGAAACGCTAAAAAGatgtattattcataataacgttatattcag tttcaccaacgaaatacaaaatatttttggtACAATGattcttttacaattttttgtcAATTGCATTATCATTTGTTTGATCGCTTTTAACATTTCAcag ATGAAAATCTATATTCCAGCAATTCTGTTTGGTATGCTCATGTATATGTGTTGTATGacatatcaaatttttatatattgttggCATGGTAATGAATTACAATTAcat aatatatatgttaGCACAGCAGCTTATTCCAATGATTGGTGGAATGCTGGTAATCATTTTAAACGTGCATtgcaaataatgataataagagcACATCGACCTCTTATTTTAAGTGCTGGAAAGGTCTTCACTTTATCATTAAATACTTTTGTCAACGTAAGTATATCGATGAATTATATcctttacaaaaatatataaactaaCTATTCCAATCTTTCTGATAGCCCTTTGCACTATGACGTTACTATTAATCTATTATCACCATATTTATCTAGATTTCATGCGTTATCTTTAATGTGA
- the LOC124431525 gene encoding dihydropyrimidine dehydrogenase [NADP(+)], with protein sequence MATSVISKDIPDIENILQLNPKTKSFANLVPSTITKKEKQKWKRNINDKCDSCLSFKNNFDDIKHTTLSERGALKEAARCLKCADAPCQKSCPTQLDIKSFITSISNKNYYGAAKEIFSDNPLGLTCGMVCPTSDLCVGGCNLHASEEGPINIGGLQQFATDIFKQMNVPQTRIPNQSVPHADTKIALIGCGPASLSCATFLARLGYNDITIFEKQHYIGGLSSSEIPQYRLPYDVVDFEINLVKDLGVKIELGRSLSEKDLTIQGLFKTNCKAIFLGIGLPEPKTLTIFSGLTSNEGYYTSKSFLPVVAKGSKPGMCSCKSNNELPHLRGNVIVLGAGDTAFDCATSALRCGAKKVYVVFRKGFTDIRAVPEEVDLAREEKCEFIPFQSPKQVIVRNGRIVAVEFCRTEKKDNGDWIEDDEQICRLKADFVISAFGSGLHDLDVKQAMKPVKFNTWGLPIVDTKTMSTSVPGVFCGGDLAGVAQTTVESVNDGKTAAWYIHKYLQESFGIMVPNTPQLPKFHTPIDEVDISVEMCGLKFENPFGLASAPPCTTSAMIRRAFETGWGFAVTKTFSLDKDLITNVSPRIIKGTTSRHHFGPEQSSFLNIELISEKTEAYWCRSITELKKDFPTKIVIASIMCTYNSADWTELSKKVEAAGADALELNLSCPHGMGESGMGLACGQDPELVRNIARWVRAAVKIPFFVKLTPNITDIVSIAVAAYEGNANGVSAINTVQGLMGLNSNGIPWPAVGYNKLTTYGGMSGNATRPQALRAVSSIAKRLPGFSILGIGGIDSAEIALQFLHCGASILQVCSAIQNQDFTLIDDYVTGLKTLLYLKSLKQTKDWDGQSPPTFKHQKGKPVSLQHALGKNIPYFGEYQKLREKKMAELKEKMNLLDVNFSSTRPAPEPVGSVPAVKDVIGKSLSHIGTFKELNNKEQVVALIDDDMCINCGKCYMTCADSGYQSITFDSETHIPKVTDDCTGCTLCLSVCPIIDCITMVPKTKPHIIVRGIPPKGYIEALS encoded by the exons ATGGCTACGTCTGTTATTAGCAAAGATATACCCGATATAGAA aatatattacaattaaatccAAAAACAAAATCTTTTGCAAATCTTGTTCCATCgacaattacaaaaaaagagaaacaaaaatggaAGAGAAATATCAACGACAAGTGTGAT AGTTGCTTATCGTTCAAAAACAATTTCGATGACATAAAACATACGACACTGAGTGAAAGGGGTGCATTGAAAGAAGCGGCACGTTGTTTAAAATGTGCTGATGCGCCTTGTCAAAAATCCTGTCCGACTCAATTGGACATCAAATCTTTTATTACTTCAATatcgaacaaaaattattatggagcagctaaagaaattttttcagaTAATCCTTTGGGTCTTACATGTGGTATGGTTTGCCCAACTAGTGATCTTTGCGTTGGTGGCTGTAATCTTCATGCCAGTGAAGAAGGTCCTATCAACATTGGTGGTCTTCAACAATTTGCTACCGat ATTTTCAAACAAATGAATGTTCCTCAAACACGAATCCCTAATCAATCGGTTCCACATGCCGATACGAAGATCGCATTGATCGGTTGTGGTCCAGCATCTTTATCTTGTGCCACGTTTCTTGCACGTTTAGGCTACAatgatataacaatttttgaaaaacAGCATTATATCGGTGGTCTGAGTTCTTCCGAAATTCCACAATATCGACTTCCATATGACGTAGtagattttgaaataaatctaGTTAAAGATCTTGGAGTAAAAATTGAATTGGGTAGATCGTTATCAGAAAAAGATTTAACAATTCAG ggactttttaaaacaaattgCAAAGCCATTTTTCTGGGTATTGGTCTTCCAGAGCCAAAAACATTAACAATCTTTTCTGGATTGACATCAAACGAAGGATATTATACATCGAAAAGTTTCCTTCCAGTTGTAGCTAAAGGTAGTAAACCTGGAATGTGTTCTTGTAAGAGTAATAATGAACTACCACATCTTCGAGGAAATGTAATAGTTTTGGGTGCCGGTGATACAGCATTTGATTGTGCAACCTCTGCTTTAAGATGTGGTGCTAAAAAAGTTTATGTTGTTTTCAGAAAAGGTTTTACCGATATTCGTGCTGTCCCTGAAGAG GTTGATCTGGCTCGAGAAGAGAAATGTGAGTTTATACCTTTCCAATCACCGAAACAAGTGATCGTTCGTAATGGAAGAATCGTTGCTGTTGAATTCTGTCGAAccgaaaagaaagacaatGGTGATTGGATTGAGGATGATGAACAGATTTGTCGATTAAAAGCTGATTTTGTTATTTCAGCTTTTGGATCAGGATTACATGATTTGGATG tAAAACAAGCTATGAAACCGGTAAAATTTAATACATGGGGCTTACCGATAGTGGATACAAAAACCATGAGCACATCCGTTCCTGGAGTGTTTTGTGGTGGTGATTTGGCTGGTGTTGCTCAAACTACTGTAGAATCTGTAAATGATGGTAAAACGGCTGCTTggtatattcataaatatttacag GAATCCTTTGGCATAATGGTTCCAAACACGCCACAATTACCAAAATTCCATACACCAATTGATGAAGTCGATATAAGTGTTGAAATGTGTggtttaaaatttgaaaatccaTTTGGCCTTGCATCTGCACCACCTTGTACAACTAGTGCGATGATTCGTCGAGCTTTTGAAACTGGCTGGGGCTTTGCTGTTactaaaacattttctttggATAAg gaTCTAATTACTAACGTATCACCGCGTATCATTAAAGGAACTACATCACGGCATCATTTTGGACCTGAACAAAGTagctttttaaatattgagtTAATATCCGAAAAGACTGAAGCATACTGGTGTCGTAGTATTACCGAACTTAAGAAAGATTTCCCTACTAag attgtaATCGCTAGTATAATGTGCACTTATAACAGTGCAGATTGGACAGAACTTTCAAAAAAAGTTGAAGCAGCTGGTGCTGATGCTTTAGAGTTAAATTTATCTTGCCCACATGGTATGGGAGAATCTGGAATGGGCTTGGCATGTGGACAG GATCCAGAGTTAGTCAGAAACATTGCAAGATGGGTCAGAGCAGCAGTGAAAATTCCATTTTTCGTTAAATTGACACCGAACATAACTGATATCGTATCAATAGCTGTAGCAGCTTATGAAGGCAATGCAAATGGGGTGTCTGCTATTAATACAGTGCAAGGTTTAATGGGATTAAATTCTAATGGGATACCATGGCCTGCTGTAGGATATAACAAATTGACTACATACGGTGGAATGTCTGGAAATGCAACCAGACCACAAGCTTTAAGAGCTGTGTCATCTATTGCTAAACGGCTTCCTGGATTTTCTATACTTGGTATAGGTGGTATCGATTCCGCTGAAATTGCTTTGCAATTTTTACATTGCGGAGCATCTATTCTTCAG GTTTGCAGTGCCATTCAAAATCAAGATTTTACACTTATCGATGATTATGTGACCGGTTTAAAAACATTGTTATATCTTAAGAGtcttaaacaaacaaaagattGGGATGGTCAGAGCCCACCTACTTTTAAACATCAAAAGGGCAAACCAGTTTCTTTGCAACATGCTCTTGGTAAA AATATACCATACTTTGGAGAATATCAAAAAttgcgagaaaaaaagatggcagagttaaaagaaaaaatgaatctaTTAGATGTTAATTTTTCATCAACAAGACCAGCACCAGAACCAGTTGGATCAGTACCAGCTGTAAAAGATGTTATTGGAAAGTCATTGTCTCATATTGGGACTTTCAAAGAATTGAATAACAAAGAACAAGTTGTTGCTTTAATAGATGAT gaTATGTGTATAAACTGTGGAAAATGTTACATGACCTGTGCTGATTCTGGTTATCAATCAATTACTTTTGATTCAGAAACTCATATACCAAAAGTAACTGACGATTGCACAGGTTGTACTCTTTGTTTATCGGTATGCCCAATTATCGATTGTATTAC AATGGTTCCAAAAACGAAGCCACATATCATTGTAAGAGGAATACCACCGAAAGGTTACATCGAAGCACTAAGTTAA
- the LOC124431529 gene encoding uncharacterized protein LOC124431529: MLYTRLLVLMILILTIEQSRGINIGSIFGFGRDLKSNENNNATNSEDNNVIDHENNNETDNENNPVPTKLSKVEQILKTLLIPVEALENAKKVVGKGVNEIISKFPGKLKNSMKDDFNNTKLKYGQVLNLVSDNFRAIYPGTLWCGDGDIAQNEEDLGFFASTDACCRDHDMCYSNINSGEEKYRLLNNGIFTRSHCSCDFAFYDCLKNAKSIIAKKIGFTYFDLLSPQCFNEDYPIIKCNKYSGPLLHKCVDYMQDKTEEKKYQWFDNKNF, encoded by the exons atgttgtACACACGACTCCTTGTATTAATGATCTTGATCTTAACGATCGAACAAAGTAGAGGAATAAATATTGGATCAATTTTTGGCTTCGGTCGAGATCTTAAGagtaatgaaaacaataacgCAACCAATAGTGAAGACAATAATGTAATCGaccatgaaaataataatgaaaccgACAATGAAAACAATCCAGTACCTACGAAACTCTCTAAAGTCGAACAAATCCTTAAAACACTTTTAATACCGGTAGAAGCTTtggaaaatgcaaaaaaagtTGTTGGAAAAGGtgtgaatgaaataatatcgaaatttccAGGGAAACTTAAAAATTCGATGAaagatgattttaataataccaaACTAAAATACGGTCAAGTTTTGAATTTGGTTTCGGATAATTTCAGAGCTATATATCCag GTACTCTTTGGTGTGGGGATGGTGATATAGCACAAAACGAAGAAGATCTTGGTTTCTTTGCTAGTACTGATGCTTGTTGTAGAGATCATGACATGTGTTACAGTAATATAAATTCAGGCGAAGAAAAATACCGCCTTCTAAACAATGGAATTTTTACGAg atCACATTGTTCATGCGACTTTGCATTTTACGATTGTCTAAAAAATGCTAAATCAATCATAGCCAAAAAAATTGGGTTCACTTATTTCGACCTTTTGAGTCCACAATGTTTTAACGAAGATTATCCTATTATAAAGTGCAACAAGTATTCTGG tcCTCTACTACATAAATGCGTTGACTACATGCAAGATAAAActgaggaaaagaaatatcaatggtttgataataaaaatttttaa
- the LOC124431526 gene encoding differentially expressed in FDCP 8 homolog isoform X1 has protein sequence MVDTKIIANEEQNCQESRVRANSSGTTTSTPSSLSDYMTGEADDSSDSKGSIPFNLKSVEPLVSLSKATSNEDLQRMVEKCKQMVLESAECSDERKWLVRRLIELRLRVQELRETSDKNLLETHVILGHHLVPQKYHITSSGPVYCDHCSGTIWMMLQSWYMCSDCRFCVHWKCLNNICRVCVHVIASEAGGYTYTKDICPERGLSSQGYRCAECKIQITFTFPKGLSLSCFGSPFKSSESAWIEPRLCDYSGLYYCQRCHWNTTMVIPARVIRNWDMEPRLVCRAAAQLLALLEDRPFLLLEELNPKLFTLVPDLSLVKRMREEMQMMKRYLIICPEANIQGLPWKVGLRTHIIENPGNYSIKDLIDLQSGVLLEEIRVAYDIMHVHITEQCELCKARGHLCEVCGNNEIIYPWDACAINCQQCLAVYHRPCWSKRNHSCPRCARLEKRRALEEGEPSNIKNLSKNESSEHHKVKSSLE, from the exons atGGTAGACACAAAAATAATTGCAAACGAAGAACAAAATTGTCAAGAGAGTAGAGTTCGTGCAAATAGTTCTGGTACAACAACTTCGAcaccttcttctttatctgaTTATATGACAGGAGAAGCAGATGATAGTTCTGACAGTAAAGGCAGCATACCTTTCAACTTAAAATCCGTAGAACCTTTAGTTTCATTGTCTAAG GCAACATCTAATGAAGATCTACAAAGAATGGtagaaaaatgtaaacaaaTGGTATTAGAAAGCGCAGAATGTtcagatgaaagaaaatggcTTGTAAGGCGTTTAATTGAATTACGTTTACGAGTTCAAGAGTTGCGAGAAACATCAGATAAGAATCTTCTTGAAACTCATGTAATACTCGGTCATCATTTGGTTCCACAAAAGTATCATATAACTTCTTCTGGACCTGTATATTGTGATCATTGTAGTGGCACAATTTGGATGATGCTTCAGTCTTGGTACATGTGCAGTG attgtAGGTTCTGTGTTCATtggaaatgtttaaataatatatgtcgtgtgtgtgtacatgtcATTGCTAGTGAAGCTGGTGGTTATACTTATACTAAAGACATTTGTCCAGAAAGAGGATTATCTAGTCAAGGATATCGCTGTGCAGAGTGCAAGATACAAATAACATTTA CATTCCCGAAAGGATTGTCATTATCTTGTTTTGGTAGTCCTTTTAAGAGTTCAG AATCAGCATGGATAGAGCCACGACTATGTGACTACAGTGGTTTATATTACTGTCAGAGATGTCATTGGAATACGACTATGGTAATACCTGCAAGAGTTATTAGAAATTGGGATATGGAACCAAGGCTTGTTTGTCGTGCCGCAGCTCAATTATTGGCACTCCTTGAAGATcgtccatttttattattggaagAATTAAATCCAAAATTGTTTACGTTAGTCCCAGATTTGTCTTTAGTAAAA agaatgagagaagaaaTGCAAATGATGAAgcgttatttaataatttgccCAGAAGCTAATATACAAGGATTGCCATGGAAAGTTGGATTGCGTACACATATAATTGAAAATCCTggaaattattcgataaaagaTCTTATCGATCTACAAAGTGGTGTTTTACTTGAAGAAATTCGTGTTGCTTATGATATTATGCATGTTCATATTACCGAACAATGCGAATTATGTAAAGCTag AGGTCATTTGTGTGAAGTGTGTggaaacaatgaaattatatatcccTGGGATGCTTGTGCAATTAATTGCCAACAATGTCTAGCTGTGTACCATCGTCCCTGTTGGTCTAAACGAAATCACTCTTGTCCGCGATGTGCACGGCTTGAAAAACGTCGAGCTTTAGAAGAAGGAGAACCTTCAAATATTAAGAACCTTTCTAAAAATGAGTCATCTGAACATCATAAAGTTAAAAGTTCGCTTGAGTGA
- the LOC124431526 gene encoding differentially expressed in FDCP 8 homolog isoform X2 translates to MVDTKIIANEEQNCQESRVRANSSGTTTSTPSSLSDYMTGEADDSSDSKGSIPFNLKSVEPLVSLSKATSNEDLQRMVEKCKQMVLESAECSDERKWLVRRLIELRLRVQELRETSDKNLLETHVILGHHLVPQKYHITSSGPVYCDHCSGTIWMMLQSWYMCSDCRFCVHWKCLNNICRVCVHVIASEAGGYTYTKDICPERGLSSQGYRCAECKIQITFKSAWIEPRLCDYSGLYYCQRCHWNTTMVIPARVIRNWDMEPRLVCRAAAQLLALLEDRPFLLLEELNPKLFTLVPDLSLVKRMREEMQMMKRYLIICPEANIQGLPWKVGLRTHIIENPGNYSIKDLIDLQSGVLLEEIRVAYDIMHVHITEQCELCKARGHLCEVCGNNEIIYPWDACAINCQQCLAVYHRPCWSKRNHSCPRCARLEKRRALEEGEPSNIKNLSKNESSEHHKVKSSLE, encoded by the exons atGGTAGACACAAAAATAATTGCAAACGAAGAACAAAATTGTCAAGAGAGTAGAGTTCGTGCAAATAGTTCTGGTACAACAACTTCGAcaccttcttctttatctgaTTATATGACAGGAGAAGCAGATGATAGTTCTGACAGTAAAGGCAGCATACCTTTCAACTTAAAATCCGTAGAACCTTTAGTTTCATTGTCTAAG GCAACATCTAATGAAGATCTACAAAGAATGGtagaaaaatgtaaacaaaTGGTATTAGAAAGCGCAGAATGTtcagatgaaagaaaatggcTTGTAAGGCGTTTAATTGAATTACGTTTACGAGTTCAAGAGTTGCGAGAAACATCAGATAAGAATCTTCTTGAAACTCATGTAATACTCGGTCATCATTTGGTTCCACAAAAGTATCATATAACTTCTTCTGGACCTGTATATTGTGATCATTGTAGTGGCACAATTTGGATGATGCTTCAGTCTTGGTACATGTGCAGTG attgtAGGTTCTGTGTTCATtggaaatgtttaaataatatatgtcgtgtgtgtgtacatgtcATTGCTAGTGAAGCTGGTGGTTATACTTATACTAAAGACATTTGTCCAGAAAGAGGATTATCTAGTCAAGGATATCGCTGTGCAGAGTGCAAGATACAAATAACATTTA AATCAGCATGGATAGAGCCACGACTATGTGACTACAGTGGTTTATATTACTGTCAGAGATGTCATTGGAATACGACTATGGTAATACCTGCAAGAGTTATTAGAAATTGGGATATGGAACCAAGGCTTGTTTGTCGTGCCGCAGCTCAATTATTGGCACTCCTTGAAGATcgtccatttttattattggaagAATTAAATCCAAAATTGTTTACGTTAGTCCCAGATTTGTCTTTAGTAAAA agaatgagagaagaaaTGCAAATGATGAAgcgttatttaataatttgccCAGAAGCTAATATACAAGGATTGCCATGGAAAGTTGGATTGCGTACACATATAATTGAAAATCCTggaaattattcgataaaagaTCTTATCGATCTACAAAGTGGTGTTTTACTTGAAGAAATTCGTGTTGCTTATGATATTATGCATGTTCATATTACCGAACAATGCGAATTATGTAAAGCTag AGGTCATTTGTGTGAAGTGTGTggaaacaatgaaattatatatcccTGGGATGCTTGTGCAATTAATTGCCAACAATGTCTAGCTGTGTACCATCGTCCCTGTTGGTCTAAACGAAATCACTCTTGTCCGCGATGTGCACGGCTTGAAAAACGTCGAGCTTTAGAAGAAGGAGAACCTTCAAATATTAAGAACCTTTCTAAAAATGAGTCATCTGAACATCATAAAGTTAAAAGTTCGCTTGAGTGA
- the LOC124431530 gene encoding 28S ribosomal protein S18b, mitochondrial, producing MSLLIRVLGLTRTSLQSVLTKRDVPVRLISSSHTCYQEENNNIEDNNEDNNEDKKIDPSKDRRQIIPVETSIEYMLSNAYKQTYGDEFVWTKYRRNHIGQIPPRKTRKTCIRGGIISCGNPCPICRDEYLILDYRNVKLLEQFISIYTGEVLHYRKTGICQRRYKQLQVAVLKAKEYGTLTLDVPLRKYDYSEWYNEQKQI from the exons atgtcATTGCTCATTAGGGTATTAGGTTTAACCAGAACATCGTTGCAATCTGTATTAACCAAAAGA GATGTACCTGTAAGATTGATTTCTTCTTCACACACATGCTATcaagaggaaaataataatattgaagataataatgaagataataatgaggataaaaaaatagatccTTCTAAAGACAGAAGACAAATTATTCCTGTTGAAACTAGTATCGAATACATGCTAAGCAACG CTTATAAACAAACTTATGGGGATGAATTTGTATGGACAAAGTATAGAAGAAATCATATAGGACAAATACCCCCtaggaaaacgagaaaaacatGTATA agaGGAGGTATAATAAGTTGTGGTAATCCTTGTCCAATATGCAGAGATGAATACTTAATCTTGGATTACAGGAACGTTAAATTATTGGAACAattcatttctatatatacaggTGAAGTACTACATTACAG GAAAACTGGAATTTGTCAAAGAAGATATAAACAACTTCAAGTAGCTGTGCTTAAAGCAAAAGAATATGGTACTTTAACGCTTGATGTTCCTCTTAGGAAATACGACTATTCAGAGTGGTATAACGAAcagaaacaaatataa